A part of Propioniciclava coleopterorum genomic DNA contains:
- a CDS encoding HIT family protein: MWTPHRMVYIDGANKPADAGEHACPFCRAPGRDDAEGLIVARGETCYVVMNLYPYNPGHLLVCPYRHVSLYTDLDADETAEFAALTQRAMRTLQEVSHPQGFNIGMNQGAVAGAGIAAHLHQHVVPRWQGDSNFLPVVGRTKAVPQLLEDARLLLAEAWDPA; encoded by the coding sequence CTGTGGACGCCGCACCGCATGGTCTACATCGACGGCGCGAACAAGCCCGCCGACGCCGGCGAGCACGCCTGCCCCTTCTGCCGGGCGCCAGGCCGCGACGACGCCGAGGGCCTGATCGTGGCGCGCGGCGAGACGTGCTACGTGGTGATGAACCTGTATCCGTACAACCCGGGGCACCTGCTGGTGTGCCCCTACCGGCACGTGTCGCTCTACACCGACCTGGACGCCGACGAGACCGCCGAGTTCGCGGCGCTCACCCAGCGGGCCATGCGGACGCTGCAGGAGGTGTCGCACCCCCAGGGCTTCAACATCGGCATGAACCAGGGCGCCGTGGCCGGGGCGGGCATCGCGGCGCACCTGCACCAGCACGTCGTCCCGCGCTGGCAGGGCGACTCCAACTTCCTTCCGGTCGTCGGCCGGACCAAGGCCGTCCCGCAACTCCTCGAGGACGCGCGCCTCCTGCTCGCCGAGGCCTGGGACCCGGCCTGA
- a CDS encoding DUF881 domain-containing protein, producing the protein MGAQQSPPREEAPRRLDASMDLLNNLRRDALDPSYAEAAAIHGGRRRGPVLFPALLVVGLLFGLAVASTWRTAPAAAQDRAAVIERIKATEDRIDELRGRAAGLGEEVRELRRSAGTLTASEQRLADELGPASGADPVTGPGVRLMLDDGADAAISGSRVVDADLRMAANGLWAAGAEAVAINGHRLSSRTAIRNAGGAITVDYRSLTRPYTLEAVGDVDALRTGFADTDGGRWLTGLRDHYGVGWRLDRAGQIRLEADPGLGVDRATPVR; encoded by the coding sequence ATGGGGGCCCAGCAGAGCCCGCCGCGCGAGGAGGCGCCCCGCCGCCTCGACGCGTCGATGGACCTGCTCAACAACCTGCGGCGCGACGCCCTGGACCCCAGCTACGCCGAGGCGGCGGCCATCCACGGCGGCCGGCGGCGCGGCCCGGTGCTGTTCCCGGCGCTGCTGGTGGTGGGGCTGCTGTTCGGGCTGGCGGTGGCCTCCACCTGGCGCACCGCGCCGGCGGCCGCGCAGGACCGGGCGGCCGTCATCGAACGGATCAAGGCGACCGAGGACCGGATCGACGAGTTGCGCGGGCGCGCCGCGGGCCTGGGGGAGGAGGTGCGCGAGCTGCGACGCTCGGCGGGCACCCTCACGGCGTCCGAGCAGCGCCTGGCCGACGAGCTGGGGCCCGCCAGCGGGGCCGACCCCGTGACGGGTCCGGGCGTGCGGCTCATGCTCGACGACGGCGCCGACGCGGCCATCTCCGGCAGCCGGGTGGTGGACGCCGACCTGCGGATGGCCGCCAACGGCCTGTGGGCGGCGGGCGCGGAGGCGGTCGCGATCAACGGCCACCGACTCTCCTCGCGCACGGCGATCCGCAACGCGGGCGGCGCCATCACGGTCGACTACCGTTCCCTGACAAGGCCGTACACGCTGGAGGCGGTCGGCGACGTCGACGCGCTGCGCACCGGCTTCGCCGACACCGACGGCGGCCGGTGGCTCACCGGCCTGCGGGACCACTACGGCGTCGGGTGGCGCCTCGACCGGGCTGGACAGATCAGACTGGAGGCCGACCCCGGCCTCGGCGTCGACCGCGCCACCCCGGTCCGATAG